One Cucumis sativus cultivar 9930 chromosome 1, Cucumber_9930_V3, whole genome shotgun sequence DNA segment encodes these proteins:
- the LOC101218532 gene encoding uncharacterized protein LOC101218532, translating into MRSNGKAGEPPPPPSSSSSKEMSYVIKHGTAKRTRVLRITGRTLLGLMILVAIAMIICWLIVFPRNPDIIVETGQVIPHSLTDRKLNATIAFTVTSYNPNKKASIRMDSMRMIVSDMGLSFWSDIPSFTQPPKNKTVLTSTIQGNFIYPFGHMKELMKLEGISPELRFSAKVSYIMERWTSRDRLVEVYCDSLRLKFNDSTVFDNKKCKVDL; encoded by the exons atgAGGAGCAATGGTAAAGCAGGAgaaccaccaccaccaccatcatcatcatcatcaaaagAAATGTCCTATGTAATAAAACATGGGACCGCAAAAAGAACAAGGGTGTTGAGAATCACAGGAAGAACCTTATTGGGTTTAATGATTCTTGTGGCTATCGCAATGATTATATGTTGGCTTATTGTGTTTCCCAGAAACCCAGATATCATTGTGGAAACTGGCCAAGTTATACCCCATAGTTTAACTGATAGAAAGTTGAATGCGACCATAGCTTTTACTGTTACAAGCTATAACCCTAACAAAAAAGCCTCCATTCGTATGGATTCCATGAGGATGATAGTTAGTGATATGGGGTTGTCGTTTTGGTCCGACATCCCCAGCTTCACCCAGCCACCGAAAAACAAAACCGTCTTGACCTCCACCATCCAAGGCAACTTCATTTACCCATTTGGCCACATGAAAGAATTGATGAAGTTGGAGGGTATCAGTCCGGAGCTTCGCTTCTCGGCTAAAGTCAG TTACATTATGGAGAGATGGACATCGAGAGATCGGTTGGTGGAGGTTTATTGTGATAGCCTTAGGCTTAAGTTCAATGATTCTACAGtttttgataataaaaaatgtaaagttgATCTATGA